A window of bacterium genomic DNA:
CCGCGACGCCCGGGGCTCCTCCTCCCCCCGCACCGCCGGAGCGCACGGGCCCGCCGCGGAACATTCGTCGTGAGTCGTGGACTACAGCTGGCCGGGCCGGGTCGTGGTGGTGACGCGCGCCGGCCGGATCGTCTGGTCGTACGCACCCGCCAGCGGTGACGGACGTCTCGACCACCCGTCGCTGGCGATCGGGCTTTCGAACGGCGACTTTCTGCTCAACGACGACTTCCACGACCGAGTGCTCGTCCTCGGACGCGACATGCACATCCGCTGGCAGTGCGGGCACACCCGCGTCCCGGGCCGAGCGCCAGGCTACCTGAACGACCCCGGCGGCGTCGACCTCAAGCCGCCATCGTTCGGGCGCTGACGCGCACGACGCCGCGTCCGCGCGCCCGTCATGGGTTTGTCATCATCGCCCGCTACGCTGGATGCGACCGATGACAGAGGAGGTCGGCGTCGTGAAAAGCCAACAGGAGATGGCCGAGCTGGCCATGACGGAAGCACAACTGCGGATCGTCCGCTCGAAGCTCCGCGAGTGGCGAAAGGTGCAGCGCCGGTTGGAGCGGCGCGCGCGAATCCTCCGGCGCGTCCTCGGCGAGACCCGGATCGTGCACTGATCGCGGCCCGCCGCGTTGGTCTCGCCCTACGGCTCAAGCGGATCGACGGGTCGCCCACCCTCGCGGATCTCGAAGTAGAGGTGCGGGCCGGTGCTCCAACCCGTGCTCCCGACGCGCGCGATGACCTGGCTCTTCCACACGTGCTCGCCGACCCGCACCGCGCTGGATGAAAGGTGCGAGTACGTCGTGGACAGTCCGTTGCCGTGGTCGAGGATCACCAGCATCCCGTTCGCCGGCATCCACCCGCTGAAGATCACCGTACCATCGGCCGGGGCGCGGACCACCGTCCCCATGGGGGCGGCGATGTCGATGCCGGTGTGAAACTCTGGGGTGTGGAAGATCGGATGAATGCGCCATCCGTACTCGGACGTGATGTCGCCTTTCACCGGCCACGGTAGCCTGCCGTTGAGCAGGGTCGGGACCGGCCCGCGATGCTCCCCAGAGCCGGACCGCACGACGATCGCGCGGATCCGCGCGGACTCGGCCTCGAGGTCAGCGAGCACGTGGTGTTCTTGCTCGGCGATCCGTACCAGGCGTTCGCGGCGCTCGCCGCTTTGTTGAGGAACCGCCAATGCGGCTCCAGGCCAAACCCACGCGTCGGTCCCGGACGGGGGCGCGGCGGCGGGTCGTCCGGCCGGGGGATCGATCGCGCCGGGGGCTGGTGAACCCGCCGGCACCGCGTCAGGGGCGCCTGCCGGATCGATCGCGATCAACATCACACGTTGGTCCGTCCGCACGCGTTGCCCCGGTGCCACGGCGCTGTCCATGATCCATCCGCTCGCCGGTGCGCGGATCACCGTCTGTGCGAGCGCAACGTCGGCGCTCCGAGCGGCGTCCTCCGCGTCGATGACGTCGGCCTGTGCGGCGGCAAGGTCGCGAGCGCGCCGCTGGGCCTCGACGATCTGCGCTTCTGCCCGGCGGGCCAGCCCTTCCGCACGCGCGACCTGCCGGGCGGCCTCGGCGGCAGCCTCCCCGGTCGCCTGCCGTGACAGGTCGGCGTCCCGACGCGCCACGAGCAGCGAAACCAGATGCGCCTGGGCTTCGCGCACCGACGCATCGGCGACGTCCGCCCGCGCCTGCGCCCTCGAGGACCGATCGCCGTCCGCGGCCACCTGCTGCGCCGGAATCGCTCCGTCTACCAGCAGCGCCTGGTCGTGATCACCCTGCTGCCGCGCCGCCGCCAACTCGGCGCCGGCGGTGCGCGCGCGTGCCTGCGCCTGAGCCACGGCCTCCTGGGCGCCCTCGATCTCGGACGACGTGGCGGCGCGATCGCGTAGCTCCTCCGGTCTGTCGGCCTGGGGGGGTGCGCTCGAGGCGGACGCGAGTCGGGTTTGCGCCTGCCGAACCCCGACCGCAGCGGCCTCCACCTGCGCCCGCGCCGTCTCGGACGCCGCAGTGTCCGCGGCCAACCGGTCGGCGGGGATGGCCCCGTCCGCGAGCAGGGCTTGGTCCCGGTCGGTCTGTTGTCGCGCGCTGTCCAGTTGCGCCTGCGCGGCGCGGAGGACATCGGCCCGTGCGGCTGCCATCTGTCGCTCCGCTTGCACGACCGCCTCAGCCACGGCGCGATCGCCCGTCCCCGCGCGGGCCTGCGCGGCCGGTCGGACAGGGTGGACCGGCGGGAGCGTGCGCAGCGCCTCCCCCACCCCGACGCTCGCGGCCCGCTCACCGTCCGACAGGGCCGTACGCGCGAGCCCGACCGCCGCGCGCGCTTTCGCCACC
This region includes:
- a CDS encoding peptidoglycan DD-metalloendopeptidase family protein, with product MRRSPRISNWLAAPAAAVVMVALLAPRVASWRATPALISVERARAGNVAPVVARVPGTVAQVSAVAREHVKAGTVLVELDPTTYRLTLVQARARVAKARAAVGLARTALSDGERAASVGVGEALRTLPPVHPVRPAAQARAGTGDRAVAEAVVQAERQMAAARADVLRAAQAQLDSARQQTDRDQALLADGAIPADRLAADTAASETARAQVEAAAVGVRQAQTRLASASSAPPQADRPEELRDRAATSSEIEGAQEAVAQAQARARTAGAELAAARQQGDHDQALLVDGAIPAQQVAADGDRSSRAQARADVADASVREAQAHLVSLLVARRDADLSRQATGEAAAEAARQVARAEGLARRAEAQIVEAQRRARDLAAAQADVIDAEDAARSADVALAQTVIRAPASGWIMDSAVAPGQRVRTDQRVMLIAIDPAGAPDAVPAGSPAPGAIDPPAGRPAAAPPSGTDAWVWPGAALAVPQQSGERRERLVRIAEQEHHVLADLEAESARIRAIVVRSGSGEHRGPVPTLLNGRLPWPVKGDITSEYGWRIHPIFHTPEFHTGIDIAAPMGTVVRAPADGTVIFSGWMPANGMLVILDHGNGLSTTYSHLSSSAVRVGEHVWKSQVIARVGSTGWSTGPHLYFEIREGGRPVDPLEP